The Micromonospora sp. NBC_00421 genome contains a region encoding:
- a CDS encoding acyl-CoA dehydrogenase family protein: protein MPTTTEAPTREELVQRAAGLVPLIRKHAAWQEENRRLHDETVAAIEEAGLFRLRTPRRYGGYEADTRTLVAVATELGRGDASTAWVTSVLWIPTWLAGLFPDEAQDEVFAVPDTRVCGTNSVGGTAVPTDGGVVVNGSWHFISGAHHAQWQEIAVVVLRPDAEPEPIMALVPIGSLEIVDDWYTTGLTATGSVTTVARDVFVPSSHIIPMSAAMIPQGLSQGNADSPVWRTPAALNAAASGVGAVVGVAKSARDEFFDRLPGRKITYTEYENQSEAPITHLKVGTALMKIEQAEFHAYHAADLVDSFAATGAEWTLEQRARVRADQGWATRLAKEAVDIFASAGGGTSIYRDVPIQRIVRDVNAMSLHGLINPDTNTELYGRIVCGMGPNTLFI, encoded by the coding sequence GTGCCCACGACCACCGAAGCACCCACCCGCGAGGAACTGGTCCAGCGTGCGGCGGGTCTAGTCCCGCTGATCCGCAAGCACGCGGCGTGGCAGGAGGAGAATCGTCGGCTCCACGACGAGACGGTCGCCGCGATCGAGGAGGCGGGGCTGTTCAGGCTCCGCACGCCCCGACGCTACGGCGGCTACGAGGCGGACACCCGCACGCTCGTGGCCGTCGCCACCGAGTTGGGCCGGGGCGACGCCAGCACCGCCTGGGTCACCTCGGTGCTGTGGATTCCCACCTGGCTCGCCGGCCTGTTCCCCGACGAGGCCCAGGACGAGGTGTTCGCCGTACCCGACACCCGGGTGTGCGGCACCAACAGCGTCGGCGGCACGGCCGTGCCCACCGACGGGGGCGTCGTCGTCAACGGCAGCTGGCACTTCATCAGCGGGGCCCACCACGCGCAGTGGCAGGAGATCGCGGTGGTCGTGTTGCGCCCGGACGCCGAGCCGGAGCCGATCATGGCGCTGGTGCCGATCGGCAGCCTGGAGATCGTCGACGACTGGTACACCACCGGCCTGACCGCCACCGGCAGCGTCACCACCGTGGCCCGGGACGTGTTCGTCCCGAGCAGCCACATCATCCCGATGAGCGCGGCGATGATCCCGCAGGGCCTGTCGCAGGGCAACGCCGACTCGCCCGTCTGGCGTACCCCGGCGGCGCTCAACGCGGCGGCCTCCGGCGTGGGGGCGGTCGTCGGCGTGGCGAAGTCCGCCCGCGACGAGTTCTTCGACCGGCTGCCCGGCCGGAAGATCACCTACACCGAGTACGAGAACCAGAGCGAGGCCCCGATCACCCACCTGAAGGTCGGCACCGCGCTGATGAAGATCGAGCAGGCCGAGTTCCACGCGTACCACGCCGCCGACCTGGTCGACAGCTTCGCGGCCACCGGCGCGGAGTGGACCCTCGAGCAGCGGGCCCGGGTCCGCGCCGACCAGGGCTGGGCGACCCGGCTGGCCAAGGAGGCGGTCGACATCTTCGCCTCCGCCGGTGGGGGCACGTCCATCTACCGCGACGTGCCGATCCAGCGGATCGTGCGGGACGTCAACGCGATGAGCCTGCACGGGCTGATCAACCCCGACACCAACACCGAGTTGTACGGCCGGATCGTCTGCGGCATGGGTCCGAACACCCTGTTCATCTGA
- a CDS encoding DUF899 domain-containing protein, whose protein sequence is MSFPQIVSRDEWIVAREKLLEEEKALTRARDQLSAARRAMPVVPVEKEYVFDSPAGRVTLLDLFQGRRQLIVRHFMFAPEAEEGCVGCSMQADNVGDLSHMHARDSSFVMIARAPLEKIEQFKARMGWSHIPWVSSYGSDFNYDFNVSMDKGELPAVSSFIREGEKIFHASSVFDRGGEVFINTYNYLDVTPLGRQEEELAHPWDWWRHHDRYGSDEAANPGENWWTGVNKFRVQHEGAAVQAAEAGTQ, encoded by the coding sequence ATGAGTTTTCCGCAGATCGTCTCGCGTGATGAGTGGATCGTGGCGCGGGAGAAGCTCCTGGAGGAGGAGAAGGCGCTGACGCGCGCCCGCGACCAGCTCAGCGCCGCCCGCCGGGCCATGCCCGTCGTGCCGGTGGAGAAGGAGTACGTCTTCGACTCGCCCGCAGGCCGGGTGACACTGCTCGACCTGTTCCAGGGCCGCCGTCAGCTCATCGTGCGGCACTTCATGTTCGCCCCGGAGGCGGAAGAGGGCTGTGTCGGCTGCTCGATGCAGGCCGACAACGTCGGGGACCTGTCGCACATGCACGCCCGGGACTCCTCGTTCGTGATGATCGCCCGTGCCCCGCTGGAGAAGATCGAGCAGTTCAAGGCCCGGATGGGCTGGAGCCACATCCCGTGGGTCTCGTCGTACGGCAGCGACTTCAACTACGACTTCAACGTCTCGATGGACAAGGGCGAGCTGCCGGCGGTCAGCTCGTTCATCCGCGAGGGCGAGAAGATCTTCCACGCCAGCTCGGTGTTCGACCGGGGCGGCGAGGTGTTCATCAACACCTACAACTACCTCGACGTCACCCCGCTCGGCCGGCAGGAGGAGGAGCTGGCGCACCCGTGGGACTGGTGGCGGCACCACGACCGCTACGGCTCCGACGAGGCCGCCAACCCCGGTGAGAACTGGTGGACCGGGGTGAACAAGTTCCGGGTGCAGCACGAGGGCGCGGCCGTGCAGGCGGCGGAGGCCGGGACGCAGTGA
- a CDS encoding acyl carrier protein has protein sequence MSREDRRRRACGHLVAAAVIDALAASGPPSFTEDELIQHEALRFRDLAMLGLSSFDRMALASRLEDETGVELDDEVLTDPRRRSVASWSECLFLAGALRKGHADLGHDDEGRAAGTRRADERGHLPGMHP, from the coding sequence ATGAGCCGGGAGGACCGGCGCCGTCGTGCATGCGGACACCTGGTCGCCGCGGCGGTCATCGACGCCTTGGCCGCGAGCGGCCCGCCGAGCTTCACCGAAGATGAGCTCATCCAGCACGAGGCGTTGCGGTTCCGGGACCTCGCGATGCTGGGCCTGAGTTCATTCGACAGGATGGCGCTGGCCTCGCGGCTCGAGGATGAGACAGGTGTGGAACTGGACGACGAGGTGCTGACCGATCCGCGGCGTCGATCCGTCGCGAGCTGGTCGGAGTGCCTGTTTCTGGCTGGTGCCCTCCGGAAGGGGCACGCGGACCTGGGACATGACGACGAAGGTCGAGCGGCAGGTACTCGACGGGCCGACGAGCGAGGGCATCTGCCTGGCATGCACCCCTGA
- a CDS encoding cellulose binding domain-containing protein — MGLKSSLLGVTAAAVTFAAALDGTGLPATVPTSTTPPPGSAPPPSMTPPASTAVPTNPPPSGAACNVRYSVYTWDTGLTSSITITNTGLTTVTSWRLTFPLPAGQRITSDWNAVYSPSSGNVTARGLDDHVVIGPGAAIAIGFVATHTGGTGSPSSFALNGTPCSLG, encoded by the coding sequence ATGGGACTGAAGAGCAGCCTTCTCGGTGTCACTGCGGCGGCCGTGACGTTTGCCGCAGCCCTGGACGGCACCGGCCTGCCGGCCACCGTGCCGACCAGCACGACTCCGCCGCCCGGCAGCGCTCCGCCGCCCAGCATGACTCCGCCGGCGAGCACCGCGGTGCCGACCAACCCCCCGCCGAGCGGGGCCGCGTGCAACGTCCGCTATTCGGTCTACACCTGGGACACCGGCCTGACCAGCAGCATCACCATCACCAACACCGGCCTGACCACTGTCACCTCCTGGCGGCTGACGTTCCCGCTGCCCGCCGGGCAACGCATCACCAGCGACTGGAACGCGGTGTACTCGCCGTCCAGCGGCAATGTCACCGCCCGTGGCCTCGACGACCACGTCGTCATCGGGCCGGGTGCCGCGATCGCCATCGGGTTCGTGGCCACCCACACCGGTGGCACCGGCAGCCCGTCCTCGTTCGCCCTCAACGGGACGCCCTGCTCGCTCGGCTGA